The genomic DNA CCGGCGAACCTTACCTGACCCATCCGATGGAAGTGGCTGCGATCCTTGTCGAGCTCAAGATGGATGTCCCATCTATCGTGACCGGTCTGCTGCATGATACCATCGAGGACACCCTGACCACCCCCGAAGAGTTGCGTGCTCTCTTCGGGGAAGAAGTCGCTGACCTGGTCGACGGGGTTACCAAGATCGGCAAAATTACCTTTCGCACCAGCGAGGAACGGCAGGCGGAAAATTTCCGCAAGATGCTTCTGGCCATGGCCCGCGACATCCGGGTGATTCTGGTCAAGCTCGCCGACCGGCTGCACAACATGCGGACCCTGGAGTTCCAACCGGAGTCGCGCCGCCGCAAGATCGCCCAGGAAACCCTCGACATCTATGCCCCGCTTGCCAATCGACTGGGGATCAGCTGGCTCAAGAGCGAGCTTGAGGACCTTTCCTTTCGTTACCTGCACCCGGAAATTTTTCGGGATCTGGCATCCAAGGTCGCCAAGCGCAGGAAGGAACGGCAGAAATATGTCGAGGATGTCAAGAAAAGCATTCAGGAGAAGCTTCATGAGCAGGGGATCGTCGGCGACGTTTCCGGCCGCTCCAAGCACCTTTACTCGATTTTTCTCAAAATGGAGCGTCAGGGCATCGATTTCGACCAGGTTTACGACCTGATCGCCTTTCGCATCATCGTCGAGAGTATTCGCGAATGCTACGCGGTGCTGGGAATCATCCATTCAACCTGGAAGCCCATACCAGGCCGGTTCAAGGACTATATCGCCATGCCCAAGGCGAACATGTACCAGTCCCTGCACACGACGGTCATCGGTCCTTTCGGCGAAAGGATGGAGATTCAAATCCGGACCCCCGAAATGCACAGCGTGGCTGAAGAGGGGATCGCGGCGCACTGGAAATACAAGGAGAAGGGCTCGGTTGTTACCGGCCGCGACGACAAGCGTTTTGGCTGGCTGCGCCAGTTGCTCGAATGGCAGCAGGAACTCAAGGATTCCCGCGAGTTCATGAATACGGTCAAGGTCGACCTTTTCCCCGAAGAAGTCTACGTCTTTACCCCGCGGGGGGATGTCAAGGAACTGCCCAAGGGCTCGACACCCGTCGATTTTGCCTATGGCGTACACACCGACGTCGGCCACCACTGCGTCGGCGCCAAGATCAACGGCAAGCTGGTTCCCCTCAAAACTCCACTGCATAACGGCGATATCGTCGAGGTCACCACTTCCCCCAATCAGACTCCGAGCAAGGACTGGTTGAAGTTTGTCCGTACTTCCAAGGCGCGCAACAAGATCAAGCAGTGGGTCAAGACCGAACAGCGTGAAAAAAGCATCGAGCTTGGCAAGGAACTGCTGGAAAAGGAGTTGCGCAAATACGGTTTCAGTTTGAGTCGGGCTTTGGGTTCGGAGGCGGGTGGGGAAGCTGTGGAGGAGCTGGGTTTCCATTCGACAGAGGATCTGCTGGCCGGGCTCGGCTACGGCAAGGTGCCGCTGGGCCAGATTATCCATCGGCTCGTCCCCGCCGAGAAGCTAAAAGCCGAAACCCCCAAGGCTGGCCGCCTCGGGCAGGTGTTGGAGAAAATACGCAAAAAACCTTCAAGCGCCATCAAGATTCATGGTGTCGAAGATATCATGGTCCGTTATGCCAAGTGCTGCAATCCCCTGCCGGGTGATCCGGTCATTGGTTTCATCACCCGGGGGCGGGGCGTGACGGTGCATACGGCCGACTGCCCTCATTCTCTGGAGGGTGATCCTGAAAGGCGCATCGAAGTCGAATGGGACATGAAGAAGAAGTCGACGCGGCCGGCAAAAATTCGCGTCTCCTGCGTCGACCAGAAGGGGATGCTGGCAAGCATTACCGGCGCCATCACCAACTGCGAGGCCAATATCATCAGCGCCAATGTTCACTCCACGCCGGATCGCAAGGGAATCAATACTTTTGAAGTCGATGTTCAGAATCTGGACCATCTGAACCGGGTGATCAATGCGTTGCTCAAGGTGAAAGGGGTCTACAAGGTTGAACGGATGCGCAATTAAGGACGGTGTTTCTTGCTTCCGCTTAAACCTATTGACATGGAACTTTTTTAAGGAGGTTGTCATGGCCATCGAAAAAATTGAAACGGAACATGCACCGGCGGCTATCGGACCGTATTCTCAAGGGGTGCGGACCGGCGATTATGCCTTTTTCTCCGGCCAAATTCCTCTCGACCCAGTAACCGGTGAAGTGGTCAGCGGCGATATCGCTGTCCAG from Desulfuromonadales bacterium includes the following:
- a CDS encoding bifunctional (p)ppGpp synthetase/guanosine-3',5'-bis(diphosphate) 3'-pyrophosphohydrolase, with translation MVRLDDIIEKVLLYNPGADLDALRKAYVFSAKVHQGQVRLSGEPYLTHPMEVAAILVELKMDVPSIVTGLLHDTIEDTLTTPEELRALFGEEVADLVDGVTKIGKITFRTSEERQAENFRKMLLAMARDIRVILVKLADRLHNMRTLEFQPESRRRKIAQETLDIYAPLANRLGISWLKSELEDLSFRYLHPEIFRDLASKVAKRRKERQKYVEDVKKSIQEKLHEQGIVGDVSGRSKHLYSIFLKMERQGIDFDQVYDLIAFRIIVESIRECYAVLGIIHSTWKPIPGRFKDYIAMPKANMYQSLHTTVIGPFGERMEIQIRTPEMHSVAEEGIAAHWKYKEKGSVVTGRDDKRFGWLRQLLEWQQELKDSREFMNTVKVDLFPEEVYVFTPRGDVKELPKGSTPVDFAYGVHTDVGHHCVGAKINGKLVPLKTPLHNGDIVEVTTSPNQTPSKDWLKFVRTSKARNKIKQWVKTEQREKSIELGKELLEKELRKYGFSLSRALGSEAGGEAVEELGFHSTEDLLAGLGYGKVPLGQIIHRLVPAEKLKAETPKAGRLGQVLEKIRKKPSSAIKIHGVEDIMVRYAKCCNPLPGDPVIGFITRGRGVTVHTADCPHSLEGDPERRIEVEWDMKKKSTRPAKIRVSCVDQKGMLASITGAITNCEANIISANVHSTPDRKGINTFEVDVQNLDHLNRVINALLKVKGVYKVERMRN